A portion of the Vreelandella subglaciescola genome contains these proteins:
- the fadB gene encoding fatty acid oxidation complex subunit alpha FadB codes for MIYQGNAITVARGDGDIATLTFDAQGESVNTLSSKTVAELGEAVAALQAESGLQGLILASGKEAFIVGADITEFHGLFDKGEDYLVEMNLKVHDIFNAIEDLPFPTVAAINGLALGGGCEVLLTADFRVMADSAKIGLPETQLGIVPGWGGCVRLPRLIGADNAIEWIAGGTQNRADVALKMGAVDAVVSNEELLAAARTLLDRANAGDLDIAPRRAEKKGPLKLNAIEQMMAFETAKGFVAGKAGPNYPAPVEAIRVIQKGAGEERARAQRIEAQSFAKLALSDVAFNLIGLFMNDQVVKKKAASYAKQADNVEQTAVLGAGIMGGGIAYQSASKGTPIIMKDIQGDAIELGLKEARKLFAKQIERKKLTVEQMAEKLSNIRPTLSYGDFGNVDLVVEAVVENPKVKGAVLAEVEEQVGESTILTSNTSTISISRLAQNLKRPENFCGMHFFNPVHRMPLVEVIRGEKTSDAAVAATVAYARAMGKTPIVVNDCPGFLVNRVLFPYFGGFSFLVEQGADFQRVDKVMEKFGWPMGPAYLLDVVGMDTAVHANEVMAEGFPERMARDSKTAIQVMFDDDRLGQKNAKGFYAYEEDKKGKPKKVSDETVYTLLQDVVGEKQEFSDDNIIARMMVPLCLETVRCLEDGIVDSPAEADMALIYGIGFPPFRGGALRYIDALGVAEFVKLADTLADELGPLYAPTEQLRQMAQTNARFYAAE; via the coding sequence ATGATCTATCAAGGTAATGCCATTACGGTGGCGCGCGGCGATGGCGACATCGCAACCCTCACTTTTGATGCGCAGGGCGAGTCCGTCAATACGCTTTCAAGCAAGACGGTGGCCGAGCTGGGCGAGGCGGTGGCCGCGCTGCAAGCCGAAAGCGGCCTGCAGGGGCTGATTCTCGCCAGCGGCAAAGAGGCCTTTATTGTCGGGGCGGATATCACCGAGTTTCACGGCCTCTTTGATAAAGGCGAAGACTACCTGGTCGAGATGAACCTCAAGGTTCACGACATTTTCAACGCGATCGAAGACTTGCCGTTTCCCACGGTCGCGGCCATTAACGGGCTGGCGCTGGGCGGCGGCTGTGAAGTTCTGTTGACTGCTGACTTTCGCGTGATGGCCGATAGCGCCAAAATCGGCCTGCCCGAAACCCAGCTGGGTATTGTCCCCGGCTGGGGCGGCTGCGTGCGCCTGCCGCGCCTGATCGGTGCCGATAACGCCATTGAGTGGATTGCCGGCGGCACGCAAAACCGCGCTGATGTCGCACTGAAAATGGGCGCGGTTGACGCCGTAGTGTCCAATGAAGAGCTGCTGGCCGCGGCGCGCACGCTGCTGGACCGCGCCAACGCCGGTGATCTCGATATAGCCCCGCGTCGCGCCGAGAAAAAAGGCCCGCTCAAGCTCAACGCCATCGAGCAGATGATGGCGTTTGAAACCGCCAAGGGCTTTGTCGCCGGCAAGGCCGGACCGAACTACCCGGCGCCGGTCGAGGCGATTCGCGTTATCCAGAAAGGCGCCGGTGAAGAGCGCGCCCGCGCCCAGCGCATCGAAGCGCAGAGCTTTGCCAAGCTGGCGCTCAGCGACGTGGCCTTTAACCTGATTGGTCTGTTCATGAACGACCAGGTGGTGAAGAAAAAGGCCGCTAGCTACGCCAAGCAGGCGGACAATGTTGAGCAAACGGCGGTGCTGGGCGCCGGTATCATGGGTGGCGGTATCGCCTATCAGAGTGCCTCCAAGGGCACGCCGATTATCATGAAGGACATTCAGGGCGACGCCATCGAGCTTGGCCTGAAAGAAGCGCGCAAGCTGTTTGCTAAGCAAATCGAACGCAAAAAGCTGACGGTTGAGCAGATGGCGGAAAAGCTCAGCAATATCCGCCCGACGCTGTCCTACGGCGACTTCGGCAACGTCGATCTGGTCGTCGAAGCCGTGGTGGAAAACCCCAAGGTGAAAGGCGCTGTGCTTGCCGAAGTGGAAGAGCAGGTGGGCGAAAGCACCATTTTAACCTCCAACACCTCGACCATTTCGATCAGCCGTCTGGCGCAGAACCTCAAGCGTCCGGAAAACTTCTGCGGCATGCACTTTTTCAACCCCGTGCACCGTATGCCGTTGGTGGAAGTCATCCGCGGTGAAAAAACCTCCGACGCCGCCGTGGCCGCCACCGTCGCTTATGCCCGCGCCATGGGCAAAACGCCGATTGTGGTCAACGACTGCCCCGGTTTTCTGGTCAACCGCGTGCTGTTCCCGTATTTCGGCGGCTTCAGTTTCCTCGTGGAACAAGGCGCCGACTTCCAGCGCGTCGACAAGGTGATGGAAAAATTCGGCTGGCCGATGGGGCCGGCGTACCTGCTCGACGTTGTCGGCATGGACACCGCCGTGCACGCCAACGAGGTGATGGCCGAAGGCTTCCCCGAGCGTATGGCGCGGGATAGCAAAACCGCCATTCAGGTCATGTTTGACGACGACCGTCTCGGGCAGAAAAACGCCAAGGGTTTTTACGCCTACGAGGAAGACAAGAAAGGCAAGCCGAAAAAGGTCAGCGACGAGACGGTCTATACGCTGCTGCAAGACGTAGTTGGCGAGAAGCAGGAGTTCTCCGACGACAACATCATCGCCCGCATGATGGTGCCGCTGTGCCTGGAAACCGTGCGCTGCCTGGAAGACGGCATCGTCGACTCGCCGGCAGAGGCCGACATGGCGCTGATTTACGGCATCGGCTTTCCGCCGTTCCGCGGCGGGGCGTTGCGCTACATCGACGCGCTGGGCGTGGCCGAGTTCGTCAAGCTGGCCGATACCCTGGCCGACGAGCTGGGGCCGCTTTACGCGCCGACCGAACAGCTGCGCCAAATGGCGCAAACCAACGCCCGCTTTTACGCCGCCGAGTAA
- the fadA gene encoding acetyl-CoA C-acyltransferase FadA: MSLNPRDIVVVDAVRTPMAKAKNGAFRHVRAENLSAATMQALFDRNPNLNPAEVDDVIWGCVNQTLEQAMNIARNAAIMTGIPRSVPAQTVNRLCGSSMTALHIASANIKAGMGDFYLIGGVEHMEHVPMAHGVDVNPGASKYAAKAAMMMGLTAELLGKMHGISREDQDKFGVRSHQRAQAAMEQGLFDNEIIGIEGHDAGGVKALIKNDEVIRAGANLADMAKLKPAFDPRSGTVTAGTSSALSVGASAMAVMSYERAQALGLEPMAKVVSTGVAGCDASIMGYGPVPASQKALKAAGLTANDIQTVELNEAFAAQGLPVLKDLGFLDAMDDKVNLNGGAIALGHPLGCSGARIATTLLNVMQNRDTTFGLATMCIGMGQGVATVFERLK, from the coding sequence ATGAGTTTGAATCCGAGAGACATCGTGGTGGTCGACGCCGTACGCACCCCCATGGCCAAGGCCAAAAACGGCGCGTTTCGTCACGTGCGTGCAGAAAACCTGTCAGCCGCTACCATGCAGGCGCTGTTTGATCGCAATCCCAACCTCAATCCGGCCGAAGTCGACGACGTGATCTGGGGCTGCGTTAACCAGACCCTCGAGCAGGCGATGAACATCGCCCGCAACGCGGCCATCATGACCGGGATTCCGCGCAGCGTGCCGGCACAAACGGTCAACCGTCTGTGCGGCTCGTCGATGACCGCGCTGCACATCGCCAGCGCCAACATCAAGGCCGGCATGGGCGACTTTTACCTGATCGGCGGGGTCGAGCACATGGAGCACGTGCCCATGGCTCACGGCGTGGACGTTAACCCGGGCGCGAGCAAGTACGCCGCCAAAGCGGCGATGATGATGGGGCTGACCGCCGAGCTGCTGGGCAAGATGCACGGCATCTCGCGCGAAGATCAGGACAAGTTCGGCGTGCGCTCCCATCAGCGTGCGCAGGCGGCCATGGAGCAGGGGCTTTTCGATAACGAAATTATCGGCATTGAAGGCCACGACGCCGGCGGCGTTAAAGCCCTGATCAAAAACGACGAAGTGATCCGCGCCGGCGCCAACCTTGCCGACATGGCCAAGCTCAAGCCCGCGTTCGACCCGCGCAGCGGCACCGTGACGGCAGGTACCTCATCGGCGCTGTCGGTAGGGGCATCGGCCATGGCGGTGATGAGCTACGAGCGCGCCCAGGCGCTCGGGCTTGAGCCGATGGCCAAAGTGGTATCCACCGGTGTCGCCGGCTGCGATGCTTCCATTATGGGCTATGGCCCGGTGCCTGCGAGCCAGAAAGCGCTGAAAGCGGCGGGGCTGACTGCCAACGACATTCAAACCGTTGAGCTCAACGAAGCCTTTGCGGCCCAGGGGCTGCCGGTGTTGAAAGATCTGGGTTTCCTCGACGCGATGGACGACAAGGTCAACCTGAATGGCGGCGCGATTGCGCTGGGCCACCCGCTGGGCTGCTCCGGCGCGCGGATTGCCACCACGCTGTTGAACGTGATGCAAAACCGCGATACCACGTTTGGGCTTGCGACCATGTGTATCGGCATGGGGCAGGGCGTCGCCACGGTGTTCGAGCGGCTGAAGTAA
- a CDS encoding YbhB/YbcL family Raf kinase inhibitor-like protein, translating into MAFAPSELKVTSPAFEHHRTIPEKHSGEGDDVSPALAWENPPEGTQGFAVICHDPDAPLIQHGTYGFVHWSLYNLSADTLALEENTAVGTSGKNDGGDIGYKGPLPPEGHGKHHYYFWVLALDCHTSLPSGLTLVELLKEVEPHLLGMSRLIGTYQRA; encoded by the coding sequence ATGGCATTTGCCCCGTCAGAGCTTAAGGTGACAAGCCCCGCGTTTGAGCATCACCGCACGATTCCTGAAAAGCACTCCGGCGAAGGTGACGACGTGTCGCCGGCGCTTGCCTGGGAGAATCCGCCGGAAGGCACCCAAGGCTTTGCCGTTATTTGCCACGATCCGGATGCGCCGCTGATCCAGCACGGTACTTACGGTTTTGTGCACTGGTCGCTTTACAACCTGTCGGCCGACACGCTGGCGCTTGAAGAAAACACGGCAGTGGGTACTTCAGGGAAAAATGATGGCGGCGATATAGGCTACAAAGGCCCCCTGCCGCCGGAAGGCCATGGCAAACACCATTATTATTTCTGGGTGCTGGCGCTCGACTGCCACACCTCATTGCCCAGCGGGTTGACGCTTGTCGAATTGCTGAAAGAAGTGGAGCCGCACCTGCTGGGGATGAGCCGCTTGATTGGCACCTACCAACGCGCTTAG